The Bryobacteraceae bacterium genome includes a window with the following:
- a CDS encoding molecular chaperone DnaJ, whose translation MDYYEILQVNPKASPETIHRVYRMLAQQFHPDNQETGDERVFRQIVEAYRVLSDPEKRAAYDLSHAAMLHARWRVFQSPQAAMGPEAERRKRYGVLRALYSKRQQDPHAPGVTIFELEDLLGIPRDHLEFTLWYLKERGLLTRGDNNRFQITAAGVDYAEELEERASRRESPGDDHLLPAARPRAV comes from the coding sequence GTGGACTATTACGAGATTCTGCAGGTGAATCCAAAGGCCTCTCCGGAGACCATTCACCGCGTCTACCGGATGCTCGCGCAGCAGTTTCATCCGGACAATCAGGAAACCGGAGACGAACGCGTCTTCCGCCAGATTGTGGAGGCGTACCGCGTCCTCAGCGATCCGGAAAAGCGCGCCGCCTATGACCTGAGCCATGCGGCCATGCTGCATGCGCGATGGCGCGTGTTTCAGTCGCCGCAGGCGGCGATGGGACCGGAAGCGGAACGGAGGAAGCGTTACGGTGTTCTGCGCGCCCTGTACTCCAAGCGTCAGCAGGACCCGCACGCGCCGGGCGTCACGATCTTTGAACTGGAAGATCTGCTCGGCATCCCGCGCGATCATCTGGAATTCACGCTCTGGTACCTGAAGGAGCGGGGGCTTCTGACGCGCGGCGACAACAACCGGTTCCAGATCACGGCCGCCGGTGTCGATTACGCCGAGGAGCTCGAGGAGCGCGCAAGCCGGCGCGAATCGCCCGGCGATGATCATCTGCTGCCCGCTGCCCGTCCGCGCGCCGTCTGA
- a CDS encoding ABC transporter ATP-binding protein, whose product MVTRGLPHAERTPARGRANLPAPKLDWKRVWPDIRDLMRPRRGVLLLGLVLIVVSRLCGLVLPASTKFLIDDVLAKRRAELLGPLVAAVLAATAVQAATGFALTQLLSKSAQRLIAELRMRVQRHVCRLPAAFFDSQKTGQLVSRIMNDVEGVRNLVGTGLVEFLGGLLTAVFSFVILMRISPQLTLMALLIVIAFGLILRKGFRTLRPIFRERSQITAEVTGRLAETLGGIRVVKAYHAEAREDEVFAAGVRRILENVFRSLTGVSLLSLSATILLGIVGAAVMYMGGRQILAGTLTLGGFVTFTAFLAFMIAPVFQVVGIGTQLTEAIAGLERTRELLDTPSEDQASGRTTVLGEVRGEIRFEDVWFQYEAGKEVLRGVSFTAEPGTVTALVGSSGSGKSTILGLIASFYTPTRGRVLVDGVDLASVTLESYRRQLGVVLQETFLFDGTIRENVAFARPDASHEEVLEACRLARVDEFAERLPEGYDTVVGERGVKLSGGQKQRVSIARAILANPRILLLDEATSSLDSETEALIQAGLGHLMEGRTTFVIAHRLSTIRRAHRILVVEEGLVIEDGTHEELMAARGRYFDLYTRQHGLEKNLFLAPGEADWQPAEPAAE is encoded by the coding sequence ATGGTAACGCGAGGACTGCCCCACGCCGAACGCACGCCGGCCCGCGGCCGGGCCAACCTGCCCGCGCCGAAGCTCGACTGGAAGCGCGTCTGGCCGGACATCCGGGATCTGATGCGGCCGCGGCGGGGTGTTCTCCTGCTCGGCCTCGTGCTGATCGTCGTCAGCCGGCTGTGCGGACTGGTGCTGCCCGCGAGCACGAAGTTCCTGATTGACGACGTGCTCGCGAAGCGCCGCGCAGAGCTGCTCGGGCCGCTGGTAGCGGCCGTGCTGGCGGCGACGGCGGTGCAGGCGGCGACGGGCTTCGCCCTGACGCAGCTGCTTTCGAAATCCGCCCAGCGTCTGATCGCCGAATTGCGCATGCGCGTGCAGCGCCACGTCTGCCGCCTGCCCGCGGCTTTCTTCGACAGCCAGAAAACCGGGCAGCTCGTCTCGCGCATCATGAACGACGTCGAGGGCGTCCGCAACCTCGTCGGCACAGGGCTGGTGGAGTTCCTCGGCGGACTGCTGACCGCCGTCTTCTCGTTCGTCATCCTGATGCGCATCAGCCCGCAGCTGACGCTGATGGCGCTGCTGATCGTGATCGCGTTCGGGCTGATTCTGCGCAAGGGCTTCCGCACGCTGCGCCCGATCTTCCGCGAGCGCAGCCAGATTACCGCCGAGGTGACAGGCAGGCTGGCGGAGACGCTCGGCGGCATCCGCGTCGTGAAGGCCTATCATGCGGAGGCGCGAGAGGACGAGGTGTTCGCCGCAGGCGTGCGGCGCATTCTCGAGAACGTCTTCCGCTCGCTGACGGGCGTTTCCCTGCTCAGCCTGTCGGCAACAATTCTGCTGGGAATTGTCGGAGCGGCCGTCATGTACATGGGCGGCCGGCAGATTCTGGCCGGCACGCTGACGCTGGGCGGATTCGTGACGTTCACGGCGTTTCTCGCATTCATGATCGCGCCCGTGTTCCAGGTGGTCGGCATTGGAACGCAACTGACCGAGGCCATCGCCGGACTGGAGCGGACGCGCGAACTGCTGGACACGCCGTCCGAGGATCAGGCCTCAGGCCGGACCACGGTGCTGGGCGAGGTCCGTGGAGAGATCCGGTTCGAAGACGTCTGGTTCCAGTACGAGGCAGGCAAAGAGGTGCTGCGCGGCGTGAGCTTCACGGCCGAGCCGGGCACGGTGACGGCGCTGGTCGGCTCGTCCGGGTCGGGCAAGTCCACCATTCTCGGGCTCATCGCTTCGTTCTACACGCCCACGCGCGGCCGCGTGCTGGTCGACGGGGTGGACCTGGCCAGCGTGACGCTGGAAAGCTACCGGCGGCAGTTGGGCGTAGTGCTGCAGGAAACGTTCCTGTTCGACGGGACCATCAGGGAAAACGTGGCTTTCGCGCGGCCGGATGCGAGTCATGAAGAGGTGCTGGAAGCCTGCCGGCTGGCGCGCGTGGACGAGTTCGCCGAACGGCTCCCGGAAGGCTATGACACGGTGGTGGGCGAGCGCGGCGTGAAGCTGAGCGGCGGGCAGAAGCAGCGGGTCTCGATTGCGCGCGCCATTCTGGCCAACCCGCGCATCCTGCTGCTGGATGAAGCGACGTCGAGCCTCGACAGCGAGACGGAAGCGTTGATCCAGGCGGGTCTCGGACACCTGATGGAGGGGCGGACGACGTTCGTCATCGCGCACCGGCTCTCCACCATCCGCCGCGCCCACAGGATCCTGGTCGTCGAGGAGGGGCTGGTCATCGAAGACGGCACGCACGAGGAGCTGATGGCTGCGCGCGGCCGGTATTTCGATCTGTATACGCGCCAGCACGGGCTGGAGAAAAACCTCTTTCTCGCGCCCGGCGAGGCCGACTGGCAACCGGCGGAACCCGCGGCCGAGTGA
- a CDS encoding muconate cycloisomerase — MKRRTFLSTSVLAGAPLSAGAPDAKPSLETRIRRLNLRHTWTTVMSSSEYRDTFFVAYSRDGITGIGEGAPIIRYKESAETNRQAIESIRPWLLEQKPEAFVPLMDAVFRRVQGQFAAKAALDIALLDWNAQKLGVPLWRMFGLDPAAAPLTTFSIGIDKAEVIRQKVREAEEFPVLKIKVGLDNDEEVIAAVRSVTKKPLRVDANEGFKSKEEAVEKINWLEKQGVEFIEQPLPAANLEDMNWIRKRVHIPVIADEACLHPADVPRLAPYFDGVNVKVDKCGGLLEAKRMIEMARSLGLKVMLGCMVSSSAAITAAAHLSPLADYADLDGHLLIANDPYEGVRVEKGRLILPQRPGLGLRPRRA, encoded by the coding sequence ATGAAGCGCAGAACATTTCTTTCCACTTCCGTTCTGGCGGGCGCGCCCCTGTCCGCCGGGGCGCCAGATGCGAAGCCTTCTCTGGAAACGCGCATCCGCCGCCTGAACCTGCGCCACACCTGGACCACCGTGATGTCGTCCAGCGAGTACCGTGACACGTTCTTCGTCGCGTATTCGCGGGACGGAATCACGGGCATTGGCGAAGGCGCGCCCATCATCCGCTACAAGGAGAGCGCGGAGACGAACCGGCAGGCGATCGAATCCATCCGCCCGTGGCTGCTCGAACAGAAGCCGGAGGCGTTCGTCCCCCTGATGGACGCGGTCTTCCGCCGCGTCCAGGGGCAGTTCGCCGCCAAGGCTGCTCTCGATATCGCCCTGCTCGACTGGAACGCCCAGAAGCTCGGCGTGCCGCTGTGGCGCATGTTCGGGCTCGACCCCGCAGCCGCTCCGCTGACCACGTTTTCCATCGGCATTGACAAGGCGGAGGTCATCCGCCAGAAGGTCCGCGAAGCGGAAGAATTCCCTGTGCTCAAGATCAAGGTGGGCCTCGACAACGATGAAGAGGTGATCGCCGCCGTCCGTTCGGTGACGAAGAAACCGCTGCGCGTGGACGCGAACGAAGGCTTCAAATCAAAAGAAGAGGCGGTGGAAAAGATCAACTGGCTGGAGAAGCAGGGCGTCGAGTTCATCGAGCAGCCTCTGCCAGCCGCGAATCTCGAGGACATGAACTGGATCCGCAAGCGCGTCCACATTCCGGTGATTGCGGACGAGGCCTGCCTGCATCCTGCGGACGTGCCGCGGCTGGCGCCCTACTTCGACGGCGTCAACGTCAAGGTCGACAAATGCGGCGGCCTGCTGGAGGCGAAGCGCATGATCGAAATGGCCCGTTCGCTGGGGCTGAAGGTCATGCTGGGCTGCATGGTGTCGTCTTCGGCGGCGATCACCGCGGCGGCGCACCTTTCTCCGCTGGCCGACTATGCGGATCTCGACGGCCACCTGCTGATCGCCAATGACCCGTATGAGGGGGTGCGCGTCGAGAAAGGCCGGCTGATCCTGCCGCAGCGCCCCGGCCTCGGCCTGCGTCCGCGCAGGGCCTGA
- a CDS encoding deoxyribodipyrimidine photo-lyase: protein MRLRHFLSGMTLRRTFSNREALTSYLRTVFPEAEGDASPTPGGHSAALAALERIEPERYGSTRNFLDGAVTRLSMYIRHGVLSLAEVRRAALARARDPQRIAKFIQELAWRDYWQRVWRRTGDGIWQDQEPCKTGWRTEDYAEELPADMSRGGTGLACMDAFARELHETGYLHNHARMWVAAYVVHWRRVRWQAGARWFLRHLLDGDPASNNLSWQWVASTFSHKPYFFNRENLEKYTGGRFCGDCPRRDDCPFDGTYEDLARRLFRIEVQG, encoded by the coding sequence ATGCGGCTGCGGCACTTCCTGAGCGGCATGACTCTGCGGCGTACGTTCTCGAACCGCGAAGCACTCACTTCGTATCTGCGCACCGTGTTCCCCGAAGCGGAGGGAGACGCGAGTCCCACGCCGGGCGGCCATAGCGCAGCTCTGGCAGCGCTCGAGCGCATCGAGCCGGAGCGCTACGGCTCCACAAGGAATTTCCTCGATGGCGCGGTGACGCGGCTTTCCATGTACATCCGCCATGGCGTGCTGTCGCTGGCCGAAGTCCGCCGCGCCGCGCTGGCCAGGGCGCGAGACCCGCAGCGCATTGCGAAGTTCATCCAGGAACTGGCGTGGCGCGATTACTGGCAGCGCGTCTGGCGCCGGACCGGCGACGGCATCTGGCAGGATCAGGAACCCTGCAAGACCGGCTGGCGGACGGAAGACTACGCAGAGGAATTGCCGGCCGACATGAGCCGGGGCGGCACTGGACTGGCGTGCATGGACGCTTTCGCCCGCGAACTGCACGAGACCGGCTACCTGCACAATCACGCGCGCATGTGGGTCGCCGCCTATGTCGTGCACTGGCGGCGCGTGCGCTGGCAGGCGGGCGCGCGGTGGTTCCTGCGGCATCTGCTCGACGGAGACCCGGCGAGCAACAACCTGTCGTGGCAGTGGGTCGCCTCGACGTTCAGCCACAAGCCGTATTTCTTCAACCGGGAGAACCTGGAGAAGTACACAGGCGGGCGTTTCTGCGGTGATTGTCCGCGCCGGGACGATTGCCCGTTCGATGGGACCTACGAAGACCTGGCCCGGCGTCTGTTCCGGATCGAGGTGCAGGGATGA
- a CDS encoding hopanoid biosynthesis associated radical SAM protein HpnH — MAIPISQMWTVAAYVLKQRLKGRKRYPLVLMLEPLFRCNLACAGCGKIQYPHHILKQQLTPEECFRAVDECGAPIVSIPGGEPLLHPQIHEIVEGLIARKKYIYLCTNALVLKEKLDLFKPSKYLSFSVHLDGQKEHHDFSVCREGGFEIAVEAVKEAVRRGFRVTTNTTLFDGADPKSVRAFFDEMMDLGVEGMMLSPGYAYEKAPNQELWLQRERTKRLFRLILSNRKRRWVFNQSALFMEFLMGLREFSCTPWGMPTYNLFGWQRPCYVQQDGYAETFEELLEETDWSRYGPESGNPKCANCMMHSGFEATAVHHTFSSWRGFLDTIRATFSLYEDREAAEELEKLQPAPHPWELVQIGGTNRERAS, encoded by the coding sequence ATGGCGATACCCATTTCGCAGATGTGGACAGTGGCCGCATACGTCCTGAAGCAGCGGCTGAAGGGACGGAAGCGGTATCCGCTGGTGCTCATGCTGGAGCCGCTGTTCCGCTGCAATCTCGCCTGCGCGGGCTGCGGGAAGATTCAGTACCCGCATCATATTCTGAAGCAGCAGCTGACGCCGGAGGAGTGCTTCCGCGCCGTGGATGAGTGCGGCGCGCCTATCGTGAGCATCCCTGGCGGCGAGCCGCTGCTGCACCCGCAGATCCACGAGATCGTGGAAGGGCTGATCGCGCGGAAGAAATACATTTATCTCTGCACGAACGCGCTGGTGCTGAAAGAGAAGCTGGATCTTTTCAAGCCCAGCAAATATCTGTCATTCTCGGTGCACCTGGACGGGCAGAAAGAGCACCACGATTTCTCCGTGTGCCGCGAGGGAGGCTTCGAAATCGCGGTCGAGGCGGTGAAAGAAGCCGTGCGGCGCGGCTTCCGTGTGACGACGAACACGACGCTGTTCGACGGCGCGGACCCGAAGAGCGTGCGGGCGTTTTTCGACGAAATGATGGACCTGGGCGTGGAAGGGATGATGCTGTCGCCCGGCTACGCCTATGAAAAAGCCCCGAATCAGGAGCTCTGGCTGCAGCGTGAACGCACCAAGCGCCTGTTCCGGCTGATCCTGTCGAACCGGAAGCGGCGCTGGGTGTTCAACCAGTCGGCGCTGTTCATGGAATTCCTGATGGGGCTGCGCGAGTTTTCCTGCACTCCATGGGGCATGCCGACGTACAACCTGTTCGGTTGGCAGCGGCCCTGCTATGTGCAGCAGGACGGGTACGCGGAGACGTTCGAGGAGCTGCTGGAAGAGACCGACTGGTCTCGATACGGTCCGGAGAGCGGCAATCCGAAGTGCGCCAATTGCATGATGCACAGCGGATTCGAGGCCACGGCTGTCCACCATACTTTTTCCAGCTGGCGCGGATTCCTGGACACGATCCGGGCGACATTTTCTCTGTATGAGGATCGGGAGGCGGCGGAGGAGCTGGAGAAGCTGCAACCGGCGCCGCACCCGTGGGAGCTGGTGCAGATCGGAGGGACCAACCGGGAGCGGGCTTCATGA